In candidate division KSB1 bacterium, the following proteins share a genomic window:
- the tdh gene encoding L-threonine 3-dehydrogenase, with product MANEKMRAVVKAAPGPGAELRTVAIPEPGEGEVLVKVKVTSICGSDLHIYKWNSWAEQHVRPPQIMGHEVAGEIVKLGPGVKSLRIGDFVSAETHIPCGYCKQCRTGNMHICKNLKILGVDTNGAFAEYVVIPEVVAWKNDPSIPAEFASVQEPLGNAIDTVLSEDVAGKTVAVIGAGPIGMLAVGVARISGASDIFVTDLNDYRLNIAKKMGATVTLNPNKVDAYQAVMEATRGDGVDVVLEMSGNANALIQGCRMLTPGGRISLLGVFDNPVTMEFNNLIIFKAIRVYGITGRKMFSTWEKAGNFLRSKKLDLSPVITHHLQLAEFEQGFELMKSGQCGKIVLKV from the coding sequence ATGGCGAATGAGAAGATGAGAGCGGTGGTGAAGGCCGCGCCTGGACCTGGAGCAGAGCTGCGAACCGTTGCAATCCCAGAACCAGGCGAGGGAGAAGTTTTGGTCAAAGTTAAGGTGACTTCGATTTGTGGCTCTGATTTGCATATTTATAAATGGAATTCATGGGCTGAGCAACATGTCCGTCCGCCGCAAATTATGGGACATGAGGTGGCAGGTGAAATAGTAAAATTGGGACCAGGCGTGAAGTCATTGCGGATTGGAGATTTTGTTTCCGCTGAGACCCATATTCCATGCGGCTATTGCAAGCAATGTCGTACTGGCAACATGCATATATGCAAAAACTTGAAGATTTTGGGAGTAGATACCAACGGAGCATTTGCCGAATACGTGGTGATCCCTGAGGTTGTGGCATGGAAAAATGACCCTTCAATACCGGCAGAATTTGCTTCGGTTCAAGAACCTTTGGGAAATGCAATTGATACGGTGTTGAGCGAGGACGTAGCGGGTAAAACTGTAGCGGTGATCGGCGCGGGCCCGATCGGCATGTTAGCGGTGGGGGTGGCACGCATTTCAGGCGCGTCCGACATTTTCGTAACTGATCTGAACGATTATCGATTGAATATCGCCAAAAAAATGGGGGCAACAGTCACGCTGAACCCTAATAAGGTCGATGCATATCAGGCGGTGATGGAAGCCACCCGCGGCGATGGGGTGGATGTGGTGCTCGAGATGTCTGGTAATGCCAATGCCCTCATTCAAGGCTGCCGCATGCTCACCCCAGGTGGCCGTATTTCTCTATTGGGCGTGTTCGACAATCCCGTCACGATGGAGTTCAACAATCTCATCATCTTCAAAGCGATCCGAGTGTATGGAATCACCGGTCGCAAAATGTTTTCCACATGGGAGAAAGCGGGAAATTTTTTGCGCTCAAAAAAATTGGACCTCAGCCCAGTTATCACCCATCACCTCCAATTGGCTGAATTTGAACAAGGTTTTGAGCTAATGAAGTCCGGCCAGTGCGGCAAGATCGTTTTGAAGGTCTAA
- a CDS encoding phospholipase D-like domain-containing protein: MKSNVVLVAICVLFQAVVELPSLFSQAVQTSSGEIRVYFSQSVDPSYARYGRIAERTNIFNRFAQRVNSAKYSIDLCFYLIGSSDFDSPAQVLINAYKRGVKIRIIYDYDKNREESNAIRLLKEAKIPMISDRFGNNDGQAAMHNKFMVVDNRDTSSALDDWVWTGSYNLTKSATTENAENAIEIQDRALASCYTAEFNEMWGSDTDVPDPAKSRFSYRKTNNTPHKFIINGIEIQQYMSPTDGGVNFLVDAIQRSKSSLYFCMLIFQQSTNPNKIADAMRAKWQTIPDFKVKGVFDYEENYGNSSSQYLNMIGSGSKPWNPPADVHLDGEFGTLHHKYLIIDADGGPGQPMVVTGSYNWSNAAETLNDENFLIIKDSTIANLYLQEFADRYHKAGGKEPLIATSVDSDRERLHSRSPQLFQNYPNPFNDATAIHYQFDGHSLRDVELAIFNLMGQQIKTLVRGLQAGGSYQIFWDGTDDHGEAVSSGVYYYQLKLDEMRLMKKLIVLR; encoded by the coding sequence GTGAAAAGCAATGTGGTTCTGGTTGCAATATGTGTCTTGTTTCAAGCGGTAGTCGAACTGCCGAGCCTCTTTTCGCAAGCTGTCCAAACATCCTCAGGAGAAATTCGAGTTTATTTCAGTCAATCAGTTGATCCGAGCTATGCCAGATACGGTCGGATCGCCGAACGGACCAATATCTTTAATCGCTTTGCCCAGCGCGTCAATTCGGCTAAATATTCCATCGACCTCTGTTTTTATCTCATTGGTAGTAGCGATTTTGATTCGCCAGCACAGGTATTAATAAATGCCTATAAGCGAGGGGTCAAAATTCGAATCATTTATGATTATGACAAAAATAGAGAAGAGAGCAATGCTATTCGGCTGCTCAAAGAGGCAAAGATCCCGATGATTAGTGATCGGTTCGGCAATAATGATGGTCAAGCAGCCATGCATAATAAATTTATGGTAGTGGACAATCGCGATACAAGCTCGGCTTTGGATGATTGGGTTTGGACCGGCTCATATAATTTAACCAAATCGGCCACTACCGAAAACGCTGAAAACGCCATTGAGATTCAGGATCGAGCGCTGGCAAGCTGCTACACCGCCGAGTTCAATGAAATGTGGGGCAGCGATACCGATGTGCCCGATCCTGCAAAATCGCGCTTCAGCTACCGCAAGACCAATAACACGCCCCATAAATTTATCATCAATGGTATCGAAATCCAGCAATACATGAGTCCCACAGATGGCGGAGTGAATTTCCTCGTTGATGCTATTCAACGTTCGAAAAGTTCCCTCTACTTTTGCATGTTGATCTTCCAACAGAGTACCAACCCCAATAAAATTGCTGATGCCATGCGTGCCAAATGGCAGACCATTCCTGATTTCAAGGTGAAAGGCGTGTTTGATTATGAAGAAAATTATGGCAATAGCTCCAGCCAATATTTAAATATGATTGGAAGCGGCAGCAAACCGTGGAATCCGCCCGCCGATGTCCATTTGGATGGAGAATTTGGGACCTTGCATCACAAATACTTGATCATCGATGCCGATGGTGGACCAGGACAGCCGATGGTAGTGACCGGTTCTTATAATTGGAGCAACGCGGCGGAGACGTTGAATGACGAGAATTTTTTGATCATCAAGGATTCGACGATCGCCAATCTCTATTTGCAGGAATTCGCTGATCGCTATCACAAGGCTGGGGGGAAAGAACCGCTGATTGCCACGTCGGTAGATTCAGATCGGGAAAGATTGCATTCGAGATCGCCGCAACTGTTTCAGAATTATCCCAATCCGTTCAATGATGCCACAGCGATCCATTATCAATTTGATGGGCATTCTCTGAGAGATGTGGAGTTGGCGATCTTTAACCTGATGGGGCAACAGATAAAGACGTTGGTTCGTGGACTCCAGGCTGGCGGGAGCTATCAGATTTTCTGGGATGGCACGGATGATCATGGGGAAGCAGTGAGCTCTGGAGTTTATTATTATCAATTGAAACTTGATGAGATGCGCTTAATGAAGAAATTAATCGTGTTGCGTTGA
- a CDS encoding fibronectin type III domain-containing protein, whose protein sequence is MHSVTLIQRIILCIAVFGLNGCEKRAVPPDANHLTFPSGIRISSNASELKLYWKPMIQNDIIGYKIYFGTSEQNYSDTIMVGKDTTSFTIGNLAPDQQYFCAISTVDANNRESELSERIMARTYIAYEDFSQDQGQLDTIKWHYEPGYTVPVIQGMVGAADIQFNDVKMRRSFGQYLAYTPLNNFAVDCQFMLGVPNVGGAGLMIRSELARPDKYYKGYNAFLFWNLTNWELRLEESAADRHAMRSPQPAKIPEIRPDEWVKLTLAYKSGAIEAIAYRLSDYSVLASLAAVDSSGGKRPNDADKFCGFFTTQYGNNVIYADNFGIRRLD, encoded by the coding sequence ATGCATTCCGTAACCTTGATCCAAAGGATTATTTTGTGCATTGCAGTATTTGGCCTCAATGGGTGTGAAAAAAGGGCAGTGCCCCCAGACGCCAACCATTTGACGTTTCCATCGGGAATTCGGATTTCCAGCAACGCTTCCGAGCTTAAGCTCTATTGGAAGCCAATGATACAAAACGATATTATCGGATATAAAATTTATTTCGGCACCAGCGAACAAAACTATTCTGATACCATCATGGTCGGAAAAGACACAACAAGCTTTACGATCGGAAACCTGGCGCCAGATCAACAATATTTTTGTGCTATCTCCACTGTGGATGCCAACAATAGAGAGAGCGAGCTATCGGAACGAATTATGGCCCGAACCTACATCGCTTACGAAGATTTTTCACAGGACCAAGGGCAGCTTGATACAATCAAATGGCATTATGAGCCAGGATATACTGTACCAGTAATCCAGGGAATGGTTGGTGCTGCAGATATCCAATTTAATGATGTGAAAATGCGTCGCAGCTTTGGCCAATATCTCGCCTACACCCCATTGAATAATTTTGCTGTCGATTGCCAGTTCATGCTGGGAGTGCCAAATGTGGGTGGCGCTGGGCTGATGATTCGCTCGGAGCTCGCCCGACCAGATAAATATTACAAAGGTTACAACGCCTTTCTATTCTGGAATCTGACCAATTGGGAACTACGGCTCGAAGAAAGCGCCGCTGACCGTCATGCCATGAGGTCGCCTCAACCAGCAAAAATTCCAGAGATTCGACCCGATGAATGGGTGAAATTAACTTTAGCCTATAAAAGCGGCGCAATTGAAGCCATTGCTTATCGTCTCTCTGATTATTCGGTTTTGGCCTCTCTTGCGGCTGTGGATTCGAGTGGAGGAAAGCGCCCAAATGACGCAGACAAATTCTGCGGTTTCTTCACCACTCAATACGGAAATAATGTGATTTATGCTGACAATTTCGGCATCCGAAGATTAGATTAG